TCAACCGCGCGAACATCTACGATATTTGAACGACGAACGAAGAATTTTGATTTCGCAATTGCACTTGGCACTTGCGTGAGAATACGCATAGAACTACGTAAAAATCTCCAATCACGTTCTTATCGAATCTTGTTCAATTTTGAAGCTGAAACTCCTTCCGAGATCTTCAGACTCAAGATTTCTTTCAACCGTACGAACATCTACGATATTTGAACGACGAACGAAGAATTTTGACTTCGCAATTGCACTTGGCACTTGCATTTTGGGCCGACGTTTCGTAGACACCGCGATCTGCTTCCTCAGGGGAGAGCCGAAACTGTTTCGAGATATAGCGGAAAAAGATCTCGTGAAATAAATTGatcgatatttttcgaaaGCTCGGAAACAGCAAATGGAACGTTCGAACGAAGCGAATAAACGCGGTGTgtcgaataaaaatgagaaactGTTCGACAATATGTGTCGGTGAAATCGTACTCGTACGATATTTTGGTCGCTGAAACTCAACTGGGACAGACTTTTGATGGTGTAGGTCTTCTACTTGCGCGTGTAAAAAGGGTGCCGTTAATGACAGGTTTTCGTCGGAGGAGTCACATTTCACTGAAATCTCTTACGGTCTGTCCTACGGACCGTCCGGATCGACGTGACCGATCAACTTGGAAATTGAGTCATCGGCAACGCTTAATTAACCCTGTTACACACGGTACTTGCAAAGATTGTGGTAGTTTGGCCGTGTTAAAAAAGAACTACGTACCTTACCTTCGTATTAACAATACACGTTGTCTTCAAAGATAATACGAGGTAACGATACCTTCCGTAAACGCTGCACCATTAacttcaataataatttatcctTTTTTCCATCGAATGTGAAATTCAGGCGAATTACTCGGAATTTGCAGGCGAATATTTACTCGCTTCCGCAGTCTCGTCGTAGTATCCTCGTAGGTACTCGGTGAAAATTTCGATCAAACGCGTTTCAAGATACGTCTGATCGTCGAAAGGATATAGTATACttagaatatttacgattaCGATAATGCGAAAGAAATTGCCTCTTAGTAACGTTGATCGCTAACTCAATTAACGCGAATTATCGGCTACAGCGTGAGaggaataagaaaaatcgcAAACTACTTACTCGCAGACCGCTTCCGACGAATTGCAGTGAAATTTGTAAGACCCCTGCGTCGTATTCACCGATACAATCGCGTTAATATATCTTTGTACGTAGCGAACGTTACGCTCTGTTGCGGCTTACGATGCTAACCGTGTGGAATTTGCTGGAATTTATTTATCCTGCAAGGCAGTCTGGGCGAATAGAATAATTTACGTATCGAACGTCATAAATTCGATCCTAATACAGCGATTTGTCGCCCCTGTCTTGTTCCAcactttctccttcttttccttcttctgcAAATAAATCTCCGTTTACGCGAAGATCATCGTCTCCTCTTCGGACGCGTACGATTGGAATCGTAGAAACGCGAATAACGCgtaaaataaaggaaacgaCGAAACCTTGTAAGAAACGAAGGTAAGAAAAACGGCGGAGCAAAGATTTCCAAAGGAAGaagattctttttatttttcgcgcTTAATGGGGAAAAATCTTCGAGTCGGCTTCTATCTGCGATGCCGATCCACCATTGAATCGGTGGAAATAACGCGCAAAGAACGCCATAATGTATTCGCGTACGATGTAAAACATGAATGAACCGCGTTACATTCCTGGAAAACCGGTATGCGATATCATCTGTGCTAACAGAActcaattaattttactatcGATATTTATACAGCCATCTCGTTCGGAAACGCTGTAACTTAGATCCTCGAGGAAGAATGTTTCGTTGCTCTCGAACGTTTTTTAACCGAACGGAGTCGACTTACCAACGTAGAATTCGTATTTTCTGCCAAGTTAAAGCCTCCAAGCTGTCCAATACGGAATTATTGCGTTTATATTACCTATGCATCGAACAGCTTGCCGCAGCAGGTACTCGCTCGCTATCTTTCCACGGCATTTCCTGCTATACGGTTTACCTTTCTCACGTGATACTCGTCGCAATGGCCAACATTTCACAGCACGTTGTTTCTcttgctttttctttctagACGTTCTGCCAGCCAAATTCGCAAGATTTTACGAATCACGAGTAGCAAGGAAGAGGAGAGGTCACGTGAACGGTCGCTGCCAAATTCTACGATCTTTGGCAAAGATTTTACTAACCGATCATCGTTGACGATATCGATGACAGGCGATTTTAATCGTTTCTAAAACGCGAAACGCGGTAACGTAACGCGAGAGGGGGCGGATTTGTCAACGCGATGCGTCAGACGCGTGACGAGGACATCGCGCGACGGATACCACGAACCTAGGGATCGTCGCCGGAAAAGTTTAACAGGTAGTCGTTGTTGCGTTACCAACGACGAACGCATTATTACCTGTGCCACGCAGCCCACCGGATGCATACTGAATAAAGaacacaataaatatatacacgtGCCGGGTTTATGCTTACGCGGACTCGACTGGACATTCAACGCATACGTTCGTTAGGCGGTGCGTGCACGTTTCGCGGCTCGTCAGTCCCTTTCAGCATGAACGCGAACGTTAAACTCACGACTTCCACGAAACGACGCCGCCTTTCGTTCGGAACAACGTTCTGTGTTTCGTTGATAGGTGCTTCCACGAAAATAACGCTTGAATTTTGTTcgactattatattatacagtCAAAATGGAATAGAACGATTCGGAGAACCACCGAACGTTAAATTCTCCGGCATTTTTcctgcatttttctttttctttcttttttttttatttttctagtgGATTCATTGCACGCAATGGCTaagaaaagtattttcatCGGTAACATTCGCACGCTAGTCGAACGAAgttcaagtatattaaatttcgttaaaactAGCTTCGTACGACTAGGAGAAGTTTGATATGACGAGAATGAAACGTAGAAACAGATAAAAGATGCCTCGTCAAATACTTGTTGTAGCCATCGTAAGAATTTTCTTCGTGGGAAGAAAGGCGAGTTGAAAAAGTTTCAgcaaaatatcgttaatacgATGTAATAACGTTTACTCACCAGCCATACATGATTGGTCGAAAGTGAGTTTCCAGATACTCGTAATCCAAACGCGATCACCTGTTTCACACCATATTACCAACAAACTGCGTCAATTATATAGATTGGAAAACACATCACGATCACTCGTCGATAGAACCACTCTAGCCACAcagagagaaatatttattttgctcTCGACGATTGTACCGATTGCTTTGcctcttctttcctcttcttctttcttttcttcctctccttCACTCTTTGTCGACACAGACACCGATTTCCAAACGAATATTTCACAAAACGACGCTTATTTCAGGTACTCCACATACGGACACGccacttttttcattttcttcacacgtgataatacaaaatttgacaGAAGCAAGCGTTGCAAAAGGTTTGCTGCTGCAACGCGAAAGTTTGACAAtttctttcgaagaaaaatactataaaacgcaCTTGATAGATCTTCCAATGGATTTTAACGCGTCACGCgatctatatattatatgcattatgTGAAAATGCTCGAGATACAAAGGCGAAGAGACCAGAAGTCCGTTTAAGTAAAGTAATAGCGAATCGATGGTCGCAACTTTCTCATGCGGGCGTTGATATCACCATCGAACACGTTCTTCGCGGCATCAATGCCGCCGTATATTGGCTCGAAACGACAAGCGAAATGGCACGAATATACTTGCGCGATAGAAGCTAACGAAACTCGAACACCGAAACCAGAATTCGTTTCATCTTTCGAGCGGAATTCGCGAATTTAACGATATCTGAATTTCAAAGAGATATAAAATCGGACTAAtcttttaaaatgataaaacagaATCTATACGGTAcgtattgaaattaattcgagTAGAACTTGTGCTTCAAATTCTCCGATATACTTACAAAGACACGTTCGTGGCGAACAACTTGCGAATTTAAAATCAATCACTTCCTACAAAggactattaaaaatattcttactgCTCGCAGATAGcgattaatttatactttttctgTCGCATCGAGATTCCAATCTCCGGATCAACGGACACTCGTACACAACTAACGTCAAACGTCTCACTGCTGCGAAATTCTCACAGGTTCTACAGGCCGAAGAAGAACATCGCTCGCCCGAGCGTTCAAATCACCGAACGTCCGAACGGAATAACGCGCAACGGACGCTGGAACACGCATCGCTCTCGATCAAACATTTCGTCGTTGCTTCAGCAACGGATAAATTTCTCGTATGGTGCGCTATTTACGACAACAACCGTTACCAAAAGGTTTGTGCGCGTAAACGCAGTCTCCTCCGACGAAGCGATGGAAAAACACGAGCACTCGAGCAAAAACCAGCTCATACCGTTTCGTTGGAAGGTGGAGACGGACAGGTACTCGCACGAAACATTTAAATCGATGGAAGACGACGCGTTAAATCACGTTGACGGCAACCAGTTCGAAGGGACGGTTGCACCAAGACTGATCCATGGATCGTGGCACGGAGCAACGAAAGCCGCGGATCGAGCGAGCATCCAGAGGATCCCCACCACGTCACTTCGTGGCTCACCCCCTTCTGCCTTTCGATTCCCCGCTCATTTCCAACCGCCACGAACGCTTCCCTTTTTCTCCTGGCCCTTAaaccctctttttctcttcggCTAGCGAACGATTTCTCTCTCGAGCACGCCTACCGAGCGAGACGTTCGCCGCAATAAATGCAAACCGGGAACCGATCCTCTCGTACTTTCCGCTTCTGCCATCGTGCTTTACGGCCATGCTTACGGCAAGCTTCCACTCGAGTTTCCGACTTTAAAAACTCGCGTTTATCATCGCGATGGGGATCGTCCGACCGCTAGATCGTCTTGCAGATGGAGAAAAAttgagtaaaaaaaaaaaagacacgtGTTATTTTTCGTTGAATCAACGGTTGATATAATTTCGCTTAGGATGGGAACGagggaaaagaaacgattGCGGGATTTCGCGATTTCGCTTCCATACGGCTCCGTAAATTCCATACTATGCATACCGTTGGATGTTTTAATTGGTCGTGGGATTAAACACGCGTTTTGATTTCTagtaaatgtttcaaaaatgttgatcgttaaattatatttttagctGTTAATTTGTTATAAGGTTTCGTGGATACGTCACCTGTTTTTAAGAAAGTTATATCTACGAAACTTTCAGAAATTGAACTGTGTTAGCCGCTGACTGATATCAAAATCAAGAAGTCGATAAATATGGGGACTCGtgacattttcttttatcagttTCGCGTCGCTGTTCGTTATGCTTCGACGATGAATTTCGTTTGTCGagtgaaatatgaaaaaaaaaaaaaaaaaaaagtgaacgTAACGGAAACGTctgtataaaatgttaaagatgAAGATTaaactgaaaatttaaaatgtaactGCAACCACAAATATTTGGCAGGATGTTCGAAATTTTggtatttaattaacgaaattatggGAAATACAAACCTTCGAGATGTATCATCTTTGTAATAAGGTACTTTTGCATATGTTATCGGTTCAATAATCAGTCCTCTTACATATTtgattttacattaaatttcctTCGATAATCATCCTTATAAATAAAtggcaaatatttttgtaacgaCGCGTATCTTTcactttctttcgattatttaacactgtaattaatgttattaatcgttgtttcattagaaaatgtaaattactcGCTCCAACTTATAAAATAGAGATAATACGGTGAAATAAGAGAAGGGATGGATGTACACGTAAGAAACAACCAAAatgcattaaaaatttaaaagagaatAGTGATAAAAACAAAGAATGATGCCTGatattaagaaaatgaaaagttcTTCGGATAACGATGATTCAGAAAATCAAATACAACGGGACAGAAAAATACGTGAAAATCGCAAAAGATCGAACGATAAATacgaaaacataaaaaggaaacaattaTGCAAAATCAAATTAGCTAAATACATTGTTAATGATCTAAAAAATTACGGGCCGGGTAATTTATTTCACGTAAACGCGCTAAGTACTATAACAGGAAAATCTATTCGAATATGGAGATCGAAAGATGGCTTATATCAAAGGATAGATGATCCAACGAATCAAAGATCGACCAAGGATTTCATCGATGTGGAATATCACAAACAGTCAAATTTAATAGGACATTGGAcgctattaaataatatagatCCTATTAATGTCGAAGTGAATTTAAACGCGTGTCTATTTGCAGTAATAGCTGCTCAAAGTGGAAATAGCACTGacgatttaagaaataataccattgattttttaacgaataattCCAAACATTTAATCGatcaaattgataaatttttatcttcgaaTAATAATGCAAAACAGCTAATGATCGGCGGTGCTCGATATATCGGTACATCACCTAGAGCAGCGGGTATCATT
This Bombus pascuorum chromosome 1, iyBomPasc1.1, whole genome shotgun sequence DNA region includes the following protein-coding sequences:
- the LOC132914579 gene encoding uncharacterized protein LOC132914579, yielding MMPDIKKMKSSSDNDDSENQIQRDRKIRENRKRSNDKYENIKRKQLCKIKLAKYIVNDLKNYGPGNLFHVNALSTITGKSIRIWRSKDGLYQRIDDPTNQRSTKDFIDVEYHKQSNLIGHWTLLNNIDPINVEVNLNACLFAVIAAQSGNSTDDLRNNTIDFLTNNSKHLIDQIDKFLSSNNNAKQLMIGGARYIGTSPRAAGIILDKSQNVLCHDCRALGHPRGHASDRFATGPEDSVENYSRTTRSRKSGFLSRTDQDNVAHLVLSHAKARQAMEELNTGATSVAVELSRRDLQTNHFILPQMKEFYNGTASSEELDINCVTIVLRHHTGKYRDPNADVFVHTFYPKKYC